One segment of Streptomyces sp. NBC_00576 DNA contains the following:
- a CDS encoding nuclear transport factor 2 family protein — MSDQQQLWDNYAACWSADPSKRLTALGAVAVDDVTYRDPGTEVGGLAELDAYMGGFAGAFPGHRFRIDEVLDHHDRSLARWTQVGPDGESFMTGVSSGVHRDGLLADVTGFFLPA, encoded by the coding sequence ATGAGCGACCAACAGCAGCTCTGGGACAACTACGCCGCGTGCTGGTCGGCCGACCCCTCGAAGCGGCTCACCGCGCTCGGCGCGGTCGCGGTCGACGACGTCACCTACCGGGACCCGGGGACCGAGGTCGGCGGCCTGGCCGAGCTGGACGCGTACATGGGCGGCTTCGCCGGGGCGTTTCCCGGACACCGCTTCCGCATCGACGAAGTCCTTGACCACCACGACCGGTCGCTGGCCCGCTGGACCCAGGTCGGCCCGGACGGCGAGTCGTTCATGACAGGCGTGAGCAGCGGGGTGCACCGGGACGGCCTCCTCGCCGACGTGACCGGATTCTTCCTCCCCGCCTGA
- a CDS encoding TetR/AcrR family transcriptional regulator produces MGRKQVWDQDEVLASAMRLFRRRGYLGASLRDLEEATGMHPGSLYRAFRSKEGLFSAALDAYNERVVEGRVRVHLRDAEDPVAGIRSFFTSAFDTGMGPESESEPDPGCLLTNTAVESFTVPHVTPGVRRGLETIESGFADALTRARAQRLLPAELDVEESAAQLLALYQGLLVLVRSGTGAAKLRTITDGALASIGARKATAKQAAQANQAAQATQAMHANQEEQR; encoded by the coding sequence ATGGGCCGCAAACAGGTCTGGGACCAGGACGAGGTGCTGGCCTCCGCCATGCGCCTGTTCCGTCGTCGTGGATACCTAGGCGCCTCGCTGCGCGACCTCGAAGAGGCGACCGGAATGCACCCGGGCAGCCTGTACCGCGCGTTCCGCAGCAAGGAGGGCCTGTTCAGTGCCGCGCTGGACGCCTACAACGAGCGTGTGGTGGAGGGCAGGGTTCGCGTTCACCTGCGGGACGCGGAGGATCCCGTGGCCGGCATCCGCTCGTTCTTCACCTCGGCGTTCGACACCGGCATGGGACCCGAATCCGAATCCGAACCTGATCCCGGGTGCCTGCTCACCAACACCGCGGTGGAGTCGTTCACCGTTCCGCACGTGACGCCAGGTGTGCGCCGGGGGCTGGAGACGATCGAGTCCGGCTTCGCCGACGCGCTGACGCGAGCCCGGGCCCAGCGGCTACTGCCCGCCGAACTCGACGTCGAGGAGTCCGCCGCCCAGCTCTTGGCGCTCTACCAGGGCCTACTGGTGCTCGTCCGGTCCGGTACAGGCGCCGCCAAACTGCGCACCATCACCGACGGAGCCCTGGCATCGATCGGTGCCAGGAAAGCCACAGCCAAGCAAGCCGCGCAAGCCAACCAAGCTGCGCAAGCCACGCAAGCCATGCATGCCAACCAAGAGGAACAGCGATGA
- a CDS encoding SCO4402 family protein — protein sequence MIDHGIEFPVFRLHVVPAVLALASPSWQRDVWLRPEEFEDLDYVVAVLFDDFCNADDPAPWLGKSLRTEEEVTLMKKLGEVYSTVQEEVGRGASDEVYLDAPAWTNVIAVAGRLAQLMVTNDLQAAALLHEQLNLSHEHRPTEGASEVEDDRD from the coding sequence GTGATTGATCACGGCATAGAATTCCCGGTCTTCCGACTTCATGTTGTGCCAGCGGTTCTCGCCCTTGCGAGTCCCTCGTGGCAGCGCGATGTCTGGCTGCGGCCGGAGGAGTTCGAGGACCTGGACTACGTGGTCGCCGTTCTGTTCGACGACTTCTGCAACGCGGACGATCCCGCGCCGTGGCTGGGCAAGAGCCTGCGGACCGAGGAAGAAGTCACGCTCATGAAAAAGCTGGGCGAGGTCTACTCGACCGTGCAGGAAGAGGTAGGTCGCGGAGCCTCGGATGAGGTCTATCTAGATGCTCCAGCATGGACCAACGTGATCGCAGTCGCGGGCAGGTTGGCTCAGCTGATGGTCACCAACGACCTCCAGGCTGCTGCTCTCCTGCACGAACAGCTCAACCTTTCTCACGAACATAGGCCCACTGAAGGGGCGTCGGAGGTTGAGGACGACCGGGACTGA
- a CDS encoding TIGR03668 family PPOX class F420-dependent oxidoreductase translates to MDKVTGVACGDLFVADEGRGTDICVTTVGCMRLSPLAARERFVASSVARLATADSHGVPHAVPVTFVVLNDILYFAIDHKPKSTWNLRRLRNIRENPSVTVLVDHYDEDWSRLWWARADGRGEVLEDGEERLHAVELLCGKYDRYGQYKDTPPQGSVVAVRVEQWSGWAFA, encoded by the coding sequence ATGGACAAAGTCACGGGCGTGGCTTGCGGCGACCTGTTCGTGGCGGATGAGGGCAGGGGCACGGATATCTGTGTGACTACGGTGGGATGTATGAGACTCTCGCCGCTCGCTGCTCGGGAGCGTTTCGTTGCGTCGTCCGTCGCCCGGTTGGCGACTGCCGATTCGCACGGGGTACCCCATGCGGTACCCGTGACCTTCGTCGTCCTGAACGACATCCTTTACTTCGCCATCGACCACAAGCCCAAAAGCACGTGGAACCTGCGGCGGCTGCGCAACATCCGGGAGAACCCGTCGGTGACGGTGTTGGTCGACCACTACGACGAGGACTGGTCGCGGTTGTGGTGGGCTCGTGCCGACGGTCGAGGGGAAGTCCTGGAGGACGGCGAGGAGCGGCTCCATGCGGTAGAGCTGCTGTGCGGCAAGTACGACCGGTACGGCCAGTACAAGGACACCCCTCCCCAGGGCTCCGTGGTCGCCGTGCGGGTGGAGCAGTGGAGCGGCTGGGCTTTCGCATAG
- a CDS encoding class I SAM-dependent methyltransferase → MTADGPAAHLEQNRRFWDDEAAAWHEPLARDHWAQAEPSWGLWATPESRVGVLPDGIDGMRAIELGCGTAYVSAWLARAGAHPVGIDLSEKQLATARAMQAEFGIDFPLVLGNAEKVPYEDNTFGLAISEYGASLWCDPYQWIPEAARLLVPGGRLVFMRYSPLYALCLPPEGPASTTLSRGQFGLNRLQLENRVEFILPHGEMLRLLRDCGFVVEDLIEIQAPQHARDYAEVSADWARQWPSEEIWRARLAG, encoded by the coding sequence ATGACTGCTGACGGCCCGGCGGCCCATCTGGAGCAAAACCGACGCTTCTGGGATGACGAGGCGGCTGCGTGGCACGAGCCGCTGGCCCGTGATCACTGGGCGCAGGCGGAACCGTCCTGGGGACTGTGGGCCACCCCTGAGTCGCGGGTCGGCGTGCTGCCCGACGGCATCGACGGGATGCGCGCCATCGAGCTGGGCTGCGGTACCGCCTACGTTTCCGCCTGGCTGGCCAGAGCAGGGGCCCACCCGGTCGGGATCGACCTCTCGGAGAAGCAACTGGCCACTGCTCGTGCGATGCAGGCGGAGTTCGGCATCGACTTCCCCCTTGTCCTGGGCAACGCCGAGAAGGTGCCCTACGAGGACAACACGTTCGGCCTGGCGATCAGCGAATACGGCGCCTCGTTGTGGTGCGACCCGTACCAGTGGATCCCGGAGGCGGCCCGGCTTCTCGTTCCCGGAGGCCGACTGGTGTTCATGCGCTACTCACCGCTGTACGCGCTGTGCCTGCCGCCCGAGGGGCCCGCATCCACCACCCTGTCCCGCGGGCAATTCGGGCTGAATCGGCTGCAGTTGGAGAATCGTGTGGAGTTCATCCTGCCGCACGGTGAGATGCTCCGCCTGCTGCGGGACTGCGGCTTCGTCGTGGAAGACCTGATCGAGATTCAGGCACCCCAGCATGCGCGGGACTACGCAGAAGTTTCCGCCGACTGGGCCCGGCAATGGCCCAGCGAGGAGATCTGGAGGGCTCGGCTGGCAGGCTGA
- a CDS encoding ABC transporter ATP-binding protein, translating to MGWNQHQGSFLELGLRTMVARMPRLIGATIRLAHRADPRALRRVAIAELGGGVAQAVGLVAVNRVLAQLLAGGGTADRLRDAVPALVVVAVTAIVGALLRSASTAGTGRLEPKVFRVATEEYLERVARVELAAVEDEEFHKLLDSAQWGAESARRMIRFCTSVMTASIALAAAAGVLTVLHPALLPLLALMTLPSAWSALTIARRRYVSFHTWVQHARAGQLLGRLLIDTQAAPEVRVHNIGPFLLRHFRTMAETGEREQTRLASLAARTGLIASGWTGIATAGAYGVLGLLLWTGAMDLAVAGTAVIAIRTGSANLEALVVQLNYLYEESLFVADLERLCEEADRRLIPETGRPLPDRVDAIRFENVSFTYPGTATEPALDAVNVTIPTGRIVALVGNNGSGKSTLAKLLCGLYAPDSGRILWDGLDSTELDRSDLFDRIAVVAQDFYRWPFTARVNIAIGRPDAPYEDEHLHAAAEYAGADETIAALPRGWDTLLARGYKGGHQISGGQWQRLGIARARHRDARILVVDEPTSALDAETEQRVFDQIRSLAAAGQTIILITHRLHSVRHADEIYVLERGRVAEHGTFEDLLRSDSDGPGLFRRMYLVQSEQYRLDGEQ from the coding sequence ATGGGGTGGAACCAGCACCAGGGGTCCTTTCTGGAGCTGGGGCTGCGGACGATGGTCGCGCGGATGCCGAGGCTGATCGGCGCCACCATCCGGCTCGCCCACCGGGCCGACCCGCGCGCCCTGCGTCGGGTCGCGATCGCCGAGTTGGGCGGGGGAGTGGCGCAGGCGGTCGGGCTGGTGGCCGTCAACCGGGTGCTCGCCCAGCTGCTCGCCGGCGGGGGCACCGCCGACCGGCTGCGGGACGCCGTACCCGCGCTGGTCGTGGTCGCGGTCACCGCGATCGTCGGCGCGCTGTTACGGTCCGCGTCGACCGCCGGTACCGGGCGGCTGGAGCCCAAGGTGTTCCGGGTGGCGACCGAGGAGTACCTGGAGCGGGTCGCCCGGGTCGAGTTGGCCGCCGTGGAGGACGAGGAGTTCCACAAGCTCCTCGACTCCGCGCAGTGGGGGGCGGAGTCCGCGCGGCGCATGATCCGGTTCTGTACGTCCGTCATGACGGCGAGCATCGCGCTGGCCGCGGCCGCCGGTGTGCTCACGGTGCTGCATCCGGCCCTCCTCCCGCTCCTCGCGCTGATGACGCTGCCCAGTGCCTGGAGCGCGCTCACCATCGCCCGTCGGCGGTATGTCTCCTTCCACACCTGGGTCCAACACGCCCGCGCGGGGCAGCTGTTGGGGCGGCTGCTGATCGACACGCAGGCCGCGCCCGAGGTGCGGGTGCACAACATCGGGCCGTTCCTGCTGCGGCACTTCAGGACCATGGCCGAGACGGGGGAGCGGGAACAGACCCGGCTCGCCTCGCTGGCCGCCCGTACCGGGCTGATCGCCTCCGGGTGGACCGGCATCGCGACCGCCGGCGCGTACGGCGTGCTCGGGCTGCTGCTGTGGACGGGGGCCATGGATCTCGCCGTCGCCGGTACGGCGGTCATCGCCATCCGGACCGGGTCCGCCAACCTGGAGGCCCTGGTCGTCCAGCTCAACTACCTTTACGAGGAAAGCCTGTTCGTCGCCGACCTTGAACGGCTGTGCGAAGAAGCGGACCGCAGGCTCATCCCGGAAACCGGCCGCCCGCTACCCGACCGGGTGGACGCCATCCGCTTCGAGAACGTCTCCTTCACCTACCCGGGCACGGCCACCGAACCCGCCCTCGACGCGGTGAACGTCACCATCCCCACCGGCCGGATCGTCGCGCTGGTCGGCAACAACGGCAGCGGGAAGAGCACACTCGCCAAGCTGCTGTGCGGGCTGTACGCCCCCGACTCCGGCCGCATCCTCTGGGACGGACTCGACTCCACCGAGCTCGACCGCAGCGACCTCTTCGACCGGATCGCGGTCGTCGCCCAGGACTTCTACCGCTGGCCCTTCACAGCCCGCGTCAACATCGCCATCGGCCGCCCGGACGCCCCGTACGAGGACGAACACCTGCACGCCGCCGCCGAGTACGCGGGCGCCGACGAGACCATCGCCGCGCTGCCCCGGGGGTGGGACACGCTCCTCGCCCGTGGTTACAAGGGCGGCCACCAGATCTCCGGCGGCCAGTGGCAGCGCCTCGGCATCGCCCGCGCCCGGCACCGCGACGCCCGCATCCTGGTCGTCGACGAGCCGACCAGCGCCCTGGACGCGGAGACAGAGCAGCGCGTCTTCGACCAGATCCGCAGCCTCGCCGCGGCGGGCCAGACGATCATCCTCATCACCCACCGCCTGCACAGCGTCCGGCACGCGGACGAGATCTACGTCCTGGAACGGGGCCGCGTCGCCGAACACGGCACGTTCGAGGACCTGTTGAGGTCCGACAGCGACGGGCCGGGCCTGTTCCGGCGGATGTATCTGGTGCAGTCGGAGCAGTACCGCCTGGACGGCGAACAGTGA
- a CDS encoding MFS transporter yields the protein MRSYSALFRTREFTPLFLATALRSAASTIGGLALATLTYRATGSPLLSALSMFGPQLAQVVGATTLLSASDRLPPRATLTGIALAFAVGTAAMATPGLPIGVVFALLFALGLIASLGAGVGWGLLNEILEKDGYLLGRSVFNMSNGLMQITGFATGGVMVATLSPRTTLLTSATLYLAGALVTRLGLTRRPPRLSGRPSIAQTWRTNAQLWSARPRRLTYLGLWIPNGMVVGVESLYVSYDADSAGTLFACAALGMLIGDVTIGRFVPPRLRRQLAVPLLLLLAVPNLLFALNPGVWTAALTVCVASAGYGASLVQQERLMSLTPPELSGHALGLHSAGMLTTQGVSAALAGTLAQLASPGAAMALMAAGSVCVTVGLVWAGRREGRGRGGSGGALSSPAERSRSGT from the coding sequence ATGCGCAGCTACTCCGCCCTCTTCCGCACCCGCGAGTTCACCCCCCTCTTCCTCGCCACGGCGCTCAGATCGGCCGCCTCGACGATCGGCGGCCTGGCCCTCGCCACCCTCACCTACCGCGCCACGGGCTCGCCCCTGCTCTCCGCCCTGAGCATGTTCGGCCCCCAACTCGCCCAGGTGGTGGGCGCGACGACCCTGCTCTCGGCTTCCGACCGCCTGCCGCCGCGCGCGACCCTGACGGGCATCGCGCTGGCCTTCGCGGTCGGTACGGCGGCGATGGCGACCCCGGGGCTGCCGATAGGGGTGGTCTTCGCCCTGCTGTTCGCCCTGGGGCTGATCGCGTCGCTGGGCGCGGGGGTCGGCTGGGGCCTGCTCAACGAGATCCTGGAGAAGGACGGCTATCTGCTGGGGCGTTCGGTCTTCAACATGTCCAACGGGCTGATGCAGATCACGGGTTTCGCGACGGGCGGGGTCATGGTGGCGACCCTCTCCCCCCGGACCACCCTCCTCACCTCGGCGACCCTCTACCTGGCGGGCGCGCTGGTGACCCGCCTCGGCCTGACCCGCCGCCCGCCCCGCCTCTCCGGCCGCCCGTCCATCGCCCAAACATGGCGTACGAACGCCCAGTTGTGGTCGGCTCGTCCGCGCAGGCTCACCTATCTGGGCCTCTGGATCCCCAACGGCATGGTCGTCGGCGTCGAGTCCCTGTACGTGTCCTACGACGCCGACTCCGCAGGCACCCTCTTCGCGTGCGCGGCCCTGGGCATGCTGATCGGGGACGTGACGATCGGCCGGTTCGTGCCACCCCGGCTGCGCCGCCAACTGGCCGTACCGCTGCTGCTGTTGCTGGCGGTGCCGAATCTGCTCTTCGCCCTGAACCCCGGTGTGTGGACGGCGGCGTTGACGGTCTGCGTGGCCTCGGCGGGCTACGGCGCCAGCCTCGTCCAGCAGGAACGCCTGATGTCTCTCACCCCGCCCGAACTCTCGGGCCACGCCCTGGGGTTGCACTCCGCCGGGATGCTCACGACGCAGGGCGTGAGCGCGGCCCTGGCGGGCACCCTCGCCCAACTCGCCTCCCCGGGTGCGGCGATGGCGCTGATGGCGGCGGGGTCGGTGTGCGTGACGGTGGGGCTGGTGTGGGCGGGGCGGCGGGAGGGGCGCGGCCGAGGTGGAAGTGGGGGCGCGCTTTCGAGCCCGGCGGAGCGGTCGCGCTCCGGCACGTGA
- a CDS encoding ArsR/SmtB family transcription factor: MGWWQVNADTLARSRFVISPLTETFANLHLLHAGTASHLGERAWLTAHLPAYRHRLAHDPTTALLVRAGLGRDWTADFLTPTPRYGETFEEAVDRVRTVSPALARDDLARSHPGPLPATLADRDDLPDRAADLLTYVWEEAVRPYWDRRRRILEADVVARTARVGQDGWAAVLDTLRPGTRWLGDNRLQINLYANPPREISGAELVFVPVTPKAGWVSWEEPERYAVIYPCTGALAEHRGGRTASAALGALLGPARAAVLVLLDSPHSTTQLTAVTGQTLGSVGRHLRVLLDAGLVERRRAGRSVLYSRTAAGEVLVKASGAGAEPDTYRS, from the coding sequence ATGGGCTGGTGGCAGGTGAACGCCGACACCCTCGCCCGCAGCCGGTTCGTCATCTCGCCCCTCACCGAGACTTTCGCGAACCTGCACCTGCTGCACGCCGGGACGGCCTCGCACCTCGGCGAGCGCGCCTGGCTGACCGCCCACCTGCCCGCGTACCGCCACCGTCTCGCGCACGACCCGACGACCGCCCTCCTCGTCCGCGCCGGCCTCGGCCGCGACTGGACGGCCGACTTCCTGACCCCGACTCCCCGCTACGGCGAGACGTTCGAGGAGGCCGTCGACCGCGTCCGTACGGTCTCCCCGGCCCTCGCCCGCGACGACCTCGCCCGCTCCCACCCCGGTCCCCTCCCTGCCACCCTCGCCGACCGGGACGACCTCCCGGACCGCGCCGCCGACCTCCTCACCTACGTGTGGGAGGAGGCCGTACGCCCCTACTGGGACCGGCGTCGGCGCATCCTCGAAGCCGATGTGGTCGCGCGGACCGCGCGGGTCGGTCAGGACGGCTGGGCGGCGGTACTGGACACGCTGCGCCCCGGGACCCGCTGGCTCGGCGACAACCGGCTCCAGATCAACCTGTACGCGAACCCGCCCCGCGAGATCTCCGGCGCCGAGCTGGTCTTCGTACCCGTGACGCCGAAGGCGGGGTGGGTGTCCTGGGAGGAGCCGGAGCGGTACGCCGTCATCTACCCGTGCACGGGAGCGCTGGCCGAGCACCGCGGTGGGCGTACGGCGTCCGCCGCTCTCGGGGCGCTGCTCGGACCGGCGCGGGCCGCCGTGCTCGTCCTTCTCGACTCGCCGCACAGCACCACCCAGCTGACCGCCGTGACCGGGCAGACGCTCGGCTCGGTCGGGCGGCATCTGCGGGTACTGCTGGACGCGGGGCTGGTGGAGCGGCGGCGGGCGGGGCGGTCGGTGCTGTACTCGCGTACGGCCGCCGGTGAGGTCTTGGTCAAGGCTTCGGGGGCGGGGGCGGAGCCCGACACCTACCGGAGCTAG
- a CDS encoding glutathione peroxidase: MTTDASSSPLNVEIGALQGGSADLAQYAGKAVLIVNVASKCGLTPQYAGLEKLQARYADKGFTVLGVPCNQFMGQEPGSSEEIAEFCSATYGVTFPMTEKVEVNGDARHTLYERLVGFADGEGHTGDIRWNFEKFLVGRDGQVVARFSPQTEPETDELVGAVEKAIG, encoded by the coding sequence ATGACCACAGATGCCAGTTCCTCCCCCCTCAACGTCGAGATCGGCGCCCTCCAGGGCGGTTCCGCGGACCTCGCCCAGTACGCGGGCAAGGCCGTCCTCATCGTCAACGTCGCCTCCAAGTGCGGGCTGACCCCGCAGTACGCGGGGCTGGAGAAGCTCCAGGCGCGGTACGCAGACAAGGGCTTCACCGTGCTCGGCGTGCCCTGCAACCAGTTCATGGGCCAGGAGCCCGGCAGCTCCGAGGAGATCGCCGAGTTCTGCTCGGCGACGTACGGCGTGACCTTCCCGATGACCGAGAAGGTCGAGGTCAACGGGGACGCGCGGCACACCCTGTACGAGCGCCTGGTCGGTTTCGCCGACGGCGAGGGCCACACCGGCGACATCCGCTGGAACTTCGAGAAGTTCCTCGTCGGCCGCGACGGCCAGGTCGTCGCCCGCTTCTCCCCGCAGACCGAGCCGGAGACGGACGAGCTGGTGGGCGCGGTGGAGAAGGCCATCGGCTGA
- a CDS encoding D-alanyl-D-alanine carboxypeptidase encodes MKEASVAGESPDRSKQRESSEEPTSGSAGPVPGARSESGAGVRDPRLAVARERESTARGGVDTATRVFSRPPLPAKAEGADADVEGGVEADADLGADLDVSTADAAAEAASEPEDAAEATPADGTDGSGSTRLRAAVAAWVAGGDDGTGAKGKVAEESEGVEGAADEDRPDTDVNAPADAPESDEAPAAEADGHAGPDEPSEAADEAPEVADGASGDSGEDSSEPEGAQESESEPEAASEPEPGTEPEPEGASEPEPNTTAEAEADLDSGPGARTEADSDADADADAEARAEADSGPDADADADGRTGAGSGIDSGSSAVAVADPRVGDDADADADARAEADPDADADAEARAKADSGSDVDVDVDADADADARAEADPDADADAEARAKADSGSDADADADADADADADADADADARTEADSVADADADADAGAKADSGPDADADADADGRTGAGSGIDSGSSAVAVADPRVVADAVPGVDADGQAKAGSGAGAGAGAEAEAEAGAGTDADAEADPGADAEARAEAGADPEADSDPEPHADADDPAPKPPVDQPTAIFKAVRPPAAPPVDQPTTMLKLSDVPAAKPKDDKRETGAAANADAEANGESVAERTSKFVALKKLDDPATRKPPPGAEPPRTPAAQPPKAPAADATAVVPQVGPERTTQQPLPPLPPLDLLAELTNTPPPRDTAVRTIVRRVKIWTPVAILLAIVFAVVQAMRPLPAPELTLTAKDSYTFDGTAAALPWPSEGQGWMDVNGVGTMGKFGEQKPVAIGSVAKAMTAYIVLKDHPLKSGEAGPKITIDALAEKEAGYWKDGESTLTTAKKDDVLTQQQAITAIMIPSANNIARLLARWDSGTEAAFIKKMNDTAKELGMKNTTYTDASGLKETTVSTAEDQVKLGNELVKIPALMDITKLPVWYDPTGKKWENFDRLVPYNGAIGIKTGTTTAAGGNLLFAATKEVGGETAIVVGAILGQHTAPIIDTVNAVSKTAMIAARDALLSSKILKKGDVVGYVDDGLGGQTPVVLSKDVTAVGWAGRKVELSFAAADDLPHSAKAGTAVGSLTVGDGKGGAVKVPVQLQKDLVEPGYDKKLTRVG; translated from the coding sequence ATGAAGGAGGCATCGGTGGCGGGCGAGTCCCCCGACAGGTCGAAGCAGCGCGAGTCGTCGGAAGAACCGACGTCGGGGAGCGCGGGTCCGGTTCCCGGGGCCAGGAGTGAATCCGGCGCCGGGGTACGCGACCCACGGCTCGCGGTGGCCCGGGAGCGTGAGTCCACGGCGCGCGGTGGCGTGGACACGGCGACGCGGGTGTTCTCCCGCCCGCCGCTTCCGGCGAAGGCGGAAGGCGCGGACGCGGACGTGGAGGGCGGCGTCGAGGCCGACGCCGATCTCGGCGCCGACCTGGACGTGAGTACGGCGGACGCGGCCGCGGAGGCTGCGAGCGAGCCCGAGGATGCCGCCGAGGCCACCCCGGCCGACGGCACCGACGGGTCGGGCAGCACCCGGTTGCGCGCGGCCGTGGCCGCGTGGGTCGCCGGCGGCGACGATGGGACCGGCGCCAAGGGCAAGGTCGCGGAGGAGTCCGAAGGCGTCGAGGGTGCCGCCGACGAAGACCGTCCCGATACGGATGTGAACGCTCCGGCCGATGCCCCTGAGAGCGACGAGGCGCCCGCGGCGGAGGCCGATGGCCACGCCGGACCGGATGAGCCCTCCGAGGCCGCTGACGAGGCTCCTGAGGTCGCCGACGGGGCCTCCGGCGACTCCGGTGAGGACTCCTCTGAGCCGGAGGGCGCACAGGAGAGCGAATCGGAGCCCGAGGCAGCGTCGGAGCCTGAGCCCGGTACCGAGCCTGAGCCCGAAGGGGCGTCCGAGCCCGAGCCGAATACGACGGCCGAAGCCGAAGCAGACCTCGACTCCGGCCCCGGTGCTCGCACCGAGGCCGACTCCGACGCCGATGCGGACGCCGACGCCGAAGCTCGCGCCGAGGCAGACTCTGGCCCCGATGCCGATGCCGATGCCGACGGGCGCACCGGGGCAGGCTCCGGCATCGACTCTGGGTCCAGTGCCGTCGCCGTCGCCGACCCGCGGGTCGGCGACGATGCGGACGCGGACGCCGACGCTCGCGCCGAGGCAGACCCCGACGCCGATGCGGACGCCGAAGCTCGCGCCAAGGCAGACTCTGGCTCCGATGTCGATGTCGATGTCGATGCCGATGCGGACGCCGACGCTCGCGCCGAGGCAGACCCCGACGCCGATGCGGACGCCGAAGCTCGCGCCAAGGCAGACTCTGGCTCCGATGCCGATGCCGATGCCGATGCCGATGCCGATGCCGATGCCGACGCCGATGCCGACGCCGACGCTCGCACCGAGGCAGACTCCGTCGCCGATGCGGACGCCGACGCCGACGCTGGCGCCAAGGCGGACTCTGGCCCCGATGCCGATGCCGATGCCGATGCCGACGGGCGCACCGGGGCAGGCTCCGGCATCGACTCTGGGTCCAGTGCCGTCGCCGTCGCCGACCCGCGTGTCGTCGCCGATGCGGTCCCGGGTGTCGACGCCGATGGTCAAGCAAAAGCAGGCTCCGGAGCCGGAGCCGGAGCCGGAGCCGAAGCCGAAGCCGAAGCCGGCGCTGGCACCGACGCCGACGCCGAGGCGGATCCGGGTGCCGACGCCGAAGCTCGCGCCGAAGCAGGCGCTGACCCCGAAGCCGATTCTGACCCTGAACCTCATGCGGATGCCGACGACCCGGCCCCCAAGCCGCCCGTCGACCAGCCCACCGCCATCTTCAAAGCCGTACGCCCGCCCGCCGCACCCCCGGTCGATCAGCCGACGACGATGCTCAAGCTGTCCGATGTCCCGGCCGCGAAGCCCAAGGACGACAAGCGCGAGACAGGCGCCGCCGCGAACGCCGATGCGGAAGCCAACGGCGAGTCCGTTGCTGAACGCACCAGCAAATTCGTAGCCCTGAAGAAGCTGGACGACCCGGCCACCCGTAAGCCGCCGCCCGGCGCTGAACCGCCCAGGACGCCCGCCGCCCAGCCGCCCAAGGCGCCCGCCGCCGATGCCACCGCCGTCGTCCCGCAGGTGGGGCCGGAGCGGACGACGCAGCAGCCGTTGCCGCCTTTGCCGCCGCTGGATCTGCTGGCCGAGCTGACGAACACGCCGCCGCCCCGGGACACCGCGGTGCGGACGATCGTGCGGCGCGTCAAGATCTGGACGCCGGTGGCCATCCTGTTGGCGATCGTCTTTGCGGTCGTACAGGCGATGCGTCCGTTGCCGGCCCCCGAGCTCACGCTGACCGCCAAGGACTCCTACACCTTCGACGGAACGGCCGCCGCTCTGCCGTGGCCCTCCGAGGGGCAGGGCTGGATGGACGTCAACGGCGTCGGGACCATGGGGAAGTTCGGCGAGCAGAAGCCGGTCGCCATCGGGTCGGTCGCCAAGGCCATGACCGCGTACATCGTCCTCAAGGACCACCCGCTGAAGTCCGGCGAGGCGGGGCCGAAGATCACCATCGACGCGCTCGCGGAGAAGGAAGCCGGCTACTGGAAGGACGGCGAGTCCACCCTCACCACCGCCAAGAAGGATGACGTCCTCACCCAGCAGCAGGCGATCACGGCCATCATGATCCCCTCGGCGAACAACATCGCGCGACTGCTGGCACGCTGGGACTCGGGAACCGAGGCCGCGTTCATCAAGAAGATGAACGACACCGCCAAGGAACTCGGGATGAAGAACACCACCTACACCGACGCCTCCGGGCTCAAGGAGACCACCGTCTCCACCGCCGAGGACCAGGTGAAGCTGGGCAACGAGCTGGTGAAGATCCCGGCCCTGATGGACATCACCAAGCTGCCGGTCTGGTACGACCCCACGGGTAAGAAGTGGGAAAACTTCGACCGTCTCGTCCCCTACAACGGCGCCATCGGCATCAAGACCGGCACCACCACCGCGGCCGGCGGCAACCTGCTCTTCGCCGCCACCAAGGAGGTCGGCGGGGAGACGGCCATCGTCGTCGGCGCGATCCTCGGCCAGCACACGGCGCCGATCATCGACACGGTCAACGCGGTCAGCAAGACGGCCATGATCGCCGCCCGGGATGCGCTGCTCTCGTCGAAGATCCTCAAGAAGGGCGACGTCGTCGGATACGTCGACGACGGCCTCGGCGGGCAGACGCCGGTCGTGCTGTCGAAGGACGTCACGGCGGTCGGCTGGGCCGGACGGAAGGTCGAGCTGTCGTTCGCGGCCGCCGACGACCTGCCGCACTCCGCCAAGGCGGGCACCGCGGTGGGCTCCCTCACCGTGGGCGACGGCAAGGGCGGCGCGGTGAAGGTGCCCGTACAGCTCCAGAAGGACCTGGTCGAGCCCGGCTACGACAAGAAGCTGACACGGGTCGGCTGA